The proteins below are encoded in one region of Telopea speciosissima isolate NSW1024214 ecotype Mountain lineage chromosome 10, Tspe_v1, whole genome shotgun sequence:
- the LOC122643563 gene encoding uncharacterized protein LOC122643563, which translates to MSWSSSDNFFVSSKLEVFSVDLFCEPLELTQSKNVIYDGPKGNDFKRFLRSKNFRVNRQGKAILRIQKRDDDGEFLEYKYDTFVLETVVPLGPFGFQNVPLPKRQAVNELQSLLDHTKAELAKKNNELNESQSLLENTKAELAKKNDELNESQSLLDNTNAELAKKDDELNESQRLLDNTKAEFVKKNNELNELKKQRIDRDWNSNSS; encoded by the exons ATGAGTTGGTCGTCGAgtgataatttttttgtgagctcAAAGTTAGAGGTCTTCTCGGTAGACCTCTTTTGCGAACCATTGGAATTGACACAAAGCAAAAATGTCATCTATGACGGGCCGAAGGGTAATGATTTCAAGAGATTCTTGCGTTCTAAGAACTTTCGAGTAAACCGTCAGGGAAAGGCTATTTTACGTATCCAAAAGCGCGACGACGATGGTGAATTCCTTGAATATAAGTATGATACCTTTGTTCTAGAAACGGTGGTACCGTTGGGCCCTTTCGGTTTCCAGAATGTACCGTTGCCAAAGCGGCAAGCGGTGAATGAATTGCAAAGCCTCCTGGATCATACCAAG GCAGAATTGGCGAAGAAGAATAATGAGCTTAATGAATCGCAAAGCCTCCTGGAAAATACCAAGGCAGAATTGgcgaagaagaatgatgagcttAATGAATCGCAAAGCCTCCTAGACAATACCAACGCTGAATTGGCGAAGAAGGATGATGAGCTAAATGAATCGCAACGCCTCCTTGACAATACCAAGGCCGaatttgtgaagaagaacaatgagcTTAATGAATTAAAGAAGCAAAGGATTGATCGGGACTGGAATTCGAACAGTTCCTGA